The Bradyrhizobium sp. WBAH42 genome includes a window with the following:
- the clpA gene encoding ATP-dependent Clp protease ATP-binding subunit ClpA: MPTFSQSLEQSLHRALAIANERHHQYATLEHLLLSLIDDSDAAAVMRACSVDLDKLRTSLVNYLETEFENLVTDGADDAKPTAGFQRVIQRAVIHVQSSGREEVTGANVLIAIFAERESHAAYFLQEQDMTRYDAVNYISHGIAKRPGVSEARPVRGVDEETETKGNEDAKKKGEALETYCVNLNKKARDGKIDPVIGRNSEINRAIQVLCRRQKNNPLFVGEAGVGKTAIAEGLAKRIVDSEVPEVLAAATVFSLDMGTLLAGTRYRGDFEERLKQVLKELEAHPNAILFIDEIHTVIGAGATSGGAMDASNLLKPALASGTIRCMGSTTYKEYRQHFEKDRALVRRFQKIDINEPTVEDAIAILKGLKPYFEDYHRLKYTNEAIEAAVQLSSRYIHDRKLPDKAIDVIDESGAAQMLVAENKRKKTIGIKEIETTIASMARIPPKSVSKDDAEVLKHLEQTLKRTVFGQDKAIESLAASIKLARAGLREPEKPIGCYLFSGPTGVGKTEVAKQLAASLGVELLRFDMSEYMERHTVSRLIGAPPGYVGFDQGGLLTDGVDQHPHCVVLLDEIEKAHPDLYNVLLQIMDHGRLTDHNGKQVNFRNVILIMTTNAGASDLAKQAFGFTRSKREGDDHEAINRQFAPEFRNRLDAIVSFGHLSVEVIGTVVEKFVLQLEAQLGDRDVTIELSEPAKAWLVQHGYDEQMGARPMARVIQEHIKKPLADEVLFGKLKGGGHVRVVLVKDETDETKEKIGFEFVEGPVTPKQEKLPGARKRPPGKSKPGGPGGSKGPTSKGPLVKV, from the coding sequence ATGCCGACTTTTTCCCAAAGCCTTGAACAATCCCTGCATCGTGCGCTGGCGATCGCAAACGAGCGTCATCACCAATACGCGACGCTCGAGCATCTCTTGCTCTCCTTGATCGACGACTCCGATGCAGCCGCCGTCATGCGCGCCTGTAGCGTCGATCTCGACAAGCTCCGTACGAGCCTCGTCAACTACCTTGAGACCGAATTCGAAAACCTGGTGACGGATGGCGCCGACGATGCCAAGCCGACCGCCGGTTTCCAGCGCGTGATTCAGCGCGCGGTGATCCACGTCCAGTCGTCCGGTCGCGAAGAGGTGACCGGTGCCAACGTGCTGATCGCGATCTTCGCCGAACGCGAGAGTCATGCCGCCTATTTCCTGCAGGAGCAGGACATGACGCGCTACGACGCGGTCAACTACATCAGCCACGGCATTGCCAAGCGGCCGGGCGTCTCCGAGGCGCGGCCCGTGCGCGGCGTCGACGAGGAGACCGAGACCAAGGGCAACGAGGACGCCAAGAAGAAGGGCGAGGCGCTCGAGACCTATTGCGTCAACCTCAACAAGAAGGCGCGCGACGGCAAGATCGACCCGGTGATCGGACGCAATTCCGAGATCAACCGCGCGATCCAGGTGCTGTGCCGCCGGCAGAAGAACAATCCGCTGTTCGTCGGTGAAGCCGGCGTCGGCAAGACTGCGATCGCAGAAGGCCTCGCCAAGCGCATCGTCGACAGCGAGGTGCCGGAGGTGCTGGCGGCCGCGACCGTGTTCTCGCTGGACATGGGCACGCTGCTGGCCGGCACGCGCTATCGTGGCGACTTCGAGGAGCGCCTGAAGCAGGTGCTCAAGGAGCTCGAGGCGCATCCCAACGCCATCCTGTTCATCGACGAGATCCACACCGTGATCGGTGCGGGCGCGACGTCGGGCGGGGCGATGGATGCCTCGAACCTGCTCAAGCCTGCGCTCGCCTCGGGCACAATCCGCTGCATGGGCTCGACCACCTACAAGGAATACCGCCAGCACTTCGAGAAGGACCGCGCGCTGGTGCGGCGCTTCCAGAAGATCGACATCAACGAGCCGACCGTCGAGGACGCGATCGCGATCCTCAAGGGCCTCAAGCCGTATTTCGAGGACTATCACCGGCTGAAGTACACCAATGAGGCGATCGAGGCTGCGGTGCAGCTCTCCTCGCGCTACATCCACGACCGCAAGCTGCCCGACAAGGCGATCGACGTGATCGACGAGTCCGGCGCGGCGCAAATGCTGGTCGCCGAGAACAAGCGCAAGAAGACCATCGGCATCAAGGAGATCGAGACCACGATCGCCTCGATGGCGCGGATCCCGCCGAAGAGCGTGTCGAAGGACGATGCCGAGGTGCTGAAGCATCTCGAGCAGACCCTGAAGCGCACGGTGTTCGGCCAGGACAAGGCGATTGAATCGCTTGCCGCCTCGATCAAGCTCGCACGTGCGGGCCTGCGCGAGCCGGAGAAGCCGATCGGCTGCTACCTGTTCTCGGGCCCGACCGGCGTCGGCAAGACCGAAGTTGCCAAGCAGCTCGCGGCGTCGCTCGGCGTCGAGCTGTTGCGCTTCGACATGTCCGAATACATGGAGCGGCACACCGTGTCGCGCCTGATCGGCGCGCCTCCCGGCTATGTCGGCTTCGACCAGGGCGGCCTGCTCACCGACGGCGTCGACCAGCATCCGCATTGCGTGGTGCTGCTCGACGAAATCGAGAAGGCGCATCCCGACCTCTACAACGTGCTGCTCCAGATCATGGATCACGGCCGGCTCACCGACCACAACGGCAAGCAGGTCAACTTCCGTAACGTGATCCTGATCATGACCACGAACGCAGGCGCTTCGGATCTCGCCAAGCAGGCGTTCGGCTTCACGCGCTCGAAGCGGGAAGGCGACGATCACGAGGCGATCAACCGCCAGTTCGCGCCGGAATTCCGCAACCGTCTCGATGCCATCGTCTCGTTCGGCCATCTCAGCGTCGAGGTGATCGGCACCGTGGTCGAGAAGTTCGTGCTTCAGCTCGAGGCGCAGCTCGGCGACCGCGACGTCACCATCGAGCTGTCCGAGCCGGCCAAGGCCTGGCTGGTCCAGCATGGCTACGACGAGCAGATGGGCGCACGTCCCATGGCTCGCGTGATCCAGGAGCACATCAAGAAGCCGCTGGCCGACGAAGTGCTGTTCGGCAAGCTGAAGGGCGGCGGCCACGTTCGCGTCGTGCTCGTCAAGGACGAGACCGACGAGACCAAGGAGAAGATCGGCTTCGAGTTCGTCGAGGGTCCGGTCACGCCGAAGCAGGAGAAGCTGCCCGGCGCCCGCAAGCGTCCGCCGGGCAAGTCCAAGCCGGGCGGCCCCGGCGGCTCGAAGGGGCCGACCTCGAAGGGCCCGCTGGTCAAGGTCTGA
- a CDS encoding serine hydrolase: protein MLRKNLSSSRLARVGVFGLLTVTTAVIFTTDAAEARRHRRHYAHHRVQRDVSESSSPKFASIIVDGNSGAVLQATSPDGIRHPASLTKIMTLYLLFERLESGRMKLDTEMPVSKHAADQDPTKLNLRAGQTIRVEDAIKGLVTRSANDAAVVIAEAIAGDEDDFAQMMTRKARSLGMSKTVYRNANGLPNDEQVTTARDQATLGRAIQERFPRYYRYFATSTFNWRGQSIRNHNHLLGSVEGVDGIKTGYTRASGFNLVSSMRRGNRHLIGVVLGGRSGGSRDAIMRNLLAENLEKGATVRTVVAVTERNGAEANTDVADASDTPARPAPQVQAPAPEAAPSRLAARLSTLAAATAAMPPAQPKPEVRPTESKVEPAPLTNGVISSQPLSIIPGSSEPMKPVRVKTVQVKAGAVKVASAAPAQVVAPPVTSTVPPRSDVAETSGAVVARADLINKPEAVSQPEAPKAEMARTELPRQPAGFGTGNGILGVLPAATAAAPAPAAPKLASADPAPQPMQMSATTKPAVTHSGWIVQVGALESENEAQQRIDAARNSARGLLSKADPFTEPVVAKDNRKLYRARFAGLERDQAEAVCRTLKRAEISCITVRN, encoded by the coding sequence ATGCTTCGTAAAAACTTGTCTTCCTCGCGCTTGGCGCGGGTTGGCGTTTTCGGGCTTCTTACGGTCACCACCGCAGTCATCTTCACCACCGACGCAGCCGAGGCGCGGCGCCATCGTCGACACTATGCGCACCACCGGGTGCAGCGCGATGTGTCCGAGAGCTCCAGCCCGAAATTCGCGTCCATCATCGTCGACGGCAATTCCGGCGCGGTGCTCCAGGCGACAAGCCCTGACGGAATCCGCCATCCGGCGTCGCTGACCAAGATCATGACGCTCTATCTGCTGTTCGAGCGTCTCGAATCCGGCAGGATGAAGCTCGACACCGAGATGCCGGTGTCCAAGCACGCCGCCGACCAGGATCCGACCAAGCTTAATCTGCGTGCCGGCCAGACCATTCGCGTCGAAGACGCAATCAAGGGCCTCGTCACCCGCTCTGCCAACGACGCAGCCGTGGTAATCGCGGAAGCGATCGCCGGAGATGAAGACGACTTCGCCCAGATGATGACGCGGAAGGCGCGCTCGCTCGGCATGTCCAAGACGGTCTACCGCAACGCCAACGGCCTCCCCAACGACGAGCAGGTCACGACCGCGCGCGACCAGGCCACGCTGGGTCGCGCCATTCAGGAGCGCTTCCCCCGCTACTATCGCTATTTCGCGACCTCGACGTTCAATTGGCGCGGACAGTCGATCCGCAACCACAATCACCTGCTCGGCAGCGTCGAGGGCGTGGACGGCATCAAGACCGGCTACACCCGCGCCTCCGGCTTCAACCTCGTCAGCTCGATGCGGCGCGGCAACCGCCACCTGATCGGCGTGGTGCTCGGCGGCCGCAGCGGCGGCTCGCGCGACGCCATCATGCGCAACCTGCTCGCGGAGAACCTCGAAAAGGGCGCGACCGTCCGCACCGTCGTCGCAGTCACGGAGCGCAACGGCGCTGAAGCCAACACCGATGTCGCCGATGCCTCGGACACGCCGGCACGTCCCGCCCCGCAGGTCCAGGCCCCTGCTCCCGAAGCTGCCCCCTCGCGCCTCGCCGCGCGCCTGTCGACGCTGGCCGCAGCGACTGCGGCGATGCCGCCCGCTCAGCCCAAACCCGAAGTTCGGCCGACGGAGTCCAAGGTGGAGCCGGCGCCGCTCACCAATGGCGTGATCTCGAGCCAGCCGCTCTCCATCATCCCCGGCTCGTCCGAGCCGATGAAGCCGGTTCGGGTCAAGACGGTTCAGGTCAAGGCCGGCGCCGTGAAGGTCGCCTCCGCGGCTCCGGCTCAGGTCGTTGCGCCGCCGGTCACCAGCACCGTCCCGCCCCGTTCCGACGTCGCGGAAACCTCCGGCGCCGTCGTCGCCAGGGCAGATCTCATCAACAAGCCGGAGGCGGTGAGCCAGCCGGAAGCGCCGAAGGCCGAGATGGCCCGCACCGAACTGCCGCGTCAGCCGGCCGGCTTCGGCACCGGTAACGGCATCCTCGGCGTGCTCCCGGCCGCAACCGCTGCCGCGCCCGCTCCCGCCGCTCCGAAGCTCGCGTCCGCCGACCCGGCGCCGCAGCCGATGCAGATGAGCGCGACCACGAAGCCCGCCGTCACCCACAGCGGCTGGATCGTCCAGGTCGGCGCGCTCGAGAGCGAGAACGAAGCTCAGCAGCGCATCGACGCGGCCCGCAACTCGGCCCGCGGCCTGCTCAGCAAGGCTGACCCGTTCACCGAGCCCGTCGTCGCCAAGGACAATCGCAAGCTCTACCGCGCCCGCTTCGCCGGGCTCGAGCGCGACCAGGCCGAAGCCGTCTGCCGCACCCTGAAGCGCGCCGAGATCTCCTGCATCACCGTTCGCAACTGA
- the clpS gene encoding ATP-dependent Clp protease adapter ClpS: MSNDDNRPGTPSGPSTSVITKVKPKTKRPNLYRVLILNDDYTPMEFVVHVLEKFFNKDVEAATKIMLHVHHHGIGECGVFTYEIAETKVTQVMDFARKHQHPLQCVMEKK, translated from the coding sequence ATGAGCAATGACGACAACCGTCCGGGCACTCCCTCGGGTCCGAGCACGTCGGTCATCACCAAGGTCAAGCCGAAGACCAAGCGGCCGAACCTGTACCGCGTGCTGATCCTGAACGACGACTACACGCCGATGGAGTTCGTCGTTCACGTGCTGGAGAAGTTCTTCAACAAGGACGTCGAAGCCGCAACCAAGATCATGCTGCACGTCCATCATCATGGCATCGGGGAGTGCGGCGTGTTCACCTACGAGATCGCCGAGACCAAGGTGACGCAGGTGATGGATTTCGCCCGCAAGCACCAGCACCCGCTGCAATGCGTGATGGAAAAGAAGTAA
- a CDS encoding division plane positioning ATPase MipZ produces the protein MLVQASQGQSGSAHVVVLGNEKGGSGKSTTALHIAVALLKAGQRVATIDLDCRQQSFTRYIGNRSAWAQRTKLDLELPVHRCIKLGETMQIAENENSEFQQFMEAVSAVESSFDFIVIDTPGTDSYLMRLAHSMADTLVTPINDSFLDFDVLGTVDPATYAVTGESHYAEMVRDVRRKRRQLDGATTDWIVVRNRLSMLGSRNKQLVAEGLKDLSLRLGFRYVDGFAERVVYREFFPRGLTALDEIDEATLGMRPNLGHLTAREEVTSLLRQLKLPLDERGRRRAANRAEWFSQVDKPLEVHDILGA, from the coding sequence ATGCTTGTGCAGGCTAGCCAAGGCCAATCCGGCTCGGCGCATGTGGTCGTGCTCGGCAACGAGAAGGGCGGCTCCGGCAAATCGACCACCGCCTTGCACATCGCCGTTGCACTCCTGAAGGCTGGTCAGCGCGTCGCCACCATCGACCTCGACTGCCGCCAGCAGAGCTTCACGCGCTACATCGGCAACCGGTCTGCCTGGGCCCAGCGTACCAAGCTCGATCTCGAGCTTCCGGTGCATCGCTGCATCAAGCTCGGCGAGACCATGCAGATTGCCGAGAATGAGAATTCCGAGTTCCAGCAGTTCATGGAAGCCGTCTCGGCGGTCGAGAGCAGCTTCGACTTCATCGTCATCGATACGCCCGGCACCGACAGCTATCTGATGCGGCTCGCGCATTCGATGGCCGATACCCTGGTCACGCCGATCAACGACAGCTTCCTCGATTTCGACGTGCTCGGCACGGTCGATCCCGCGACTTACGCGGTGACGGGCGAGAGCCACTATGCCGAGATGGTGCGTGATGTCAGGCGCAAGCGACGCCAGCTCGACGGCGCCACCACCGACTGGATCGTCGTGCGCAACCGCCTGTCCATGCTCGGCTCGCGCAACAAGCAGCTCGTCGCCGAGGGCCTGAAGGATCTGTCGCTGCGGCTTGGCTTCCGCTACGTCGACGGCTTCGCCGAACGCGTCGTCTACCGCGAATTCTTCCCGCGCGGGCTGACCGCCCTGGACGAGATCGACGAGGCCACACTCGGCATGCGGCCCAATCTCGGCCATCTCACAGCGCGGGAGGAGGTGACGAGCCTGCTCCGCCAGCTCAAGCTCCCGCTCGACGAGCGCGGCCGCCGCCGCGCCGCCAACCGGGCCGAGTGGTTCAGCCAGGTCGACAAGCCGCTCGAGGTCCACGATATCCTCGGCGCCTGA
- a CDS encoding DnaJ domain-containing protein codes for MTLIAGAVAVITLYLLLQTFRSANPAVLARTIKFGGGVLALAVAAFTGLRGELAVAIPLGIFGAGLLGWTPLANAGFGNVGGLFGGGATRPSGQASRVRSQFLDMRLDHDSGQLSGQIVAGPHAGRSLDEFDLAGLLAIVPTFDAESVALLESYLDRRFPAWRQNAQGDAAGRQRRTAASGKMTAEEAYQILGLQPGAGRDDISRAHKSLMKKLHPDQGGSTYLAARVNEAKDTLLRTHNG; via the coding sequence ATGACCCTGATCGCCGGCGCTGTCGCCGTTATCACGCTTTACCTTCTGCTCCAGACGTTCCGCTCCGCCAATCCGGCGGTGCTGGCGCGCACAATTAAATTCGGCGGCGGCGTGCTGGCGCTGGCGGTTGCAGCCTTCACCGGCTTGCGGGGCGAGCTGGCGGTTGCGATCCCGCTCGGAATTTTCGGCGCCGGGCTGCTCGGCTGGACGCCATTGGCGAATGCCGGCTTCGGCAATGTCGGCGGGCTGTTCGGCGGCGGTGCGACGCGCCCGTCCGGGCAGGCGTCGCGGGTGCGCTCGCAATTCCTGGACATGCGGCTGGACCACGATTCCGGCCAGCTTTCCGGCCAGATCGTCGCGGGGCCTCACGCCGGGCGCAGTCTCGATGAGTTCGATCTCGCCGGCTTGCTCGCAATAGTCCCGACGTTCGACGCCGAGAGCGTGGCCTTACTTGAAAGCTATCTGGACCGCCGGTTTCCCGCTTGGCGTCAGAACGCGCAGGGCGATGCGGCAGGGCGGCAGCGCCGCACGGCGGCGAGCGGCAAAATGACGGCGGAGGAAGCCTATCAGATCCTTGGCTTGCAGCCGGGAGCGGGGCGCGACGACATCAGCCGGGCCCACAAGTCCCTGATGAAGAAACTCCATCCCGACCAGGGGGGCTCGACGTATCTCGCTGCCCGGGTAAACGAGGCCAAGGATACTCTGCTTCGCACGCATAACGGCTAA
- a CDS encoding VWA domain-containing protein, protein MSGEPIKPRGRDAVSAQADGPLPQAKTSTSEDIAAFVAKARALSPHAPGARGRLIFALDATMSRQPTWDMACALQADMFRETAALGSLDIRLVYYRGFNECRATGWISDSARLATLMGKIDCRGGDTQIGKVLSEARREAVASGVRAVVFVGDAMEEDIDELSAKAGELGMLKVPVFVFQEGHDAVAEQAFREIARLTGGAWCRFDPGAAAQLRELLRAAAAYAAGGREALLKLAGSVSGAAKLISQMK, encoded by the coding sequence ATGTCGGGCGAACCCATCAAACCGCGCGGCCGCGATGCCGTCTCGGCGCAAGCAGACGGCCCATTGCCGCAAGCGAAAACCTCAACCTCGGAAGACATCGCCGCGTTCGTCGCCAAGGCGCGGGCGCTCTCGCCGCATGCGCCGGGCGCCAGGGGACGGCTGATCTTCGCACTGGATGCGACGATGAGCCGGCAGCCGACCTGGGACATGGCGTGCGCGCTCCAGGCCGACATGTTTCGCGAGACCGCGGCGCTCGGCAGTCTCGACATCCGGCTGGTCTACTATCGCGGTTTCAACGAGTGCCGTGCCACGGGTTGGATTTCCGACAGCGCCAGGCTGGCGACACTGATGGGCAAGATCGATTGCCGCGGCGGCGATACCCAGATCGGCAAGGTGCTGAGCGAGGCCAGGCGCGAGGCAGTCGCATCCGGCGTGCGGGCCGTGGTCTTCGTCGGCGATGCCATGGAGGAAGACATCGACGAGCTCTCCGCCAAGGCCGGCGAGCTCGGCATGCTCAAGGTGCCCGTATTCGTGTTTCAGGAGGGCCATGACGCGGTCGCCGAACAGGCCTTCCGGGAGATCGCGCGCCTGACGGGCGGTGCCTGGTGCCGGTTCGATCCTGGTGCGGCGGCGCAGCTGCGTGAACTGCTGCGGGCAGCTGCGGCCTATGCCGCCGGCGGACGCGAGGCGCTGCTGAAACTGGCTGGAAGCGTGAGCGGCGCGGCGAAGCTGATCAGCCAGATGAAGTAG
- a CDS encoding alpha/beta fold hydrolase gives MKRGIAVLVSVSALCGIAYFTASKWAIKHETITFYDASRDNRPVPVSIAVRRDKEMQANAGMIKLPVAVINHGNTVKNTEYGFLANAFAARGYMVVSPQHDLPTDPPMVTKPGELYVGRLPQILRGVANIHLAMQEMKKVQANADYDKVTMVGHSMGGDITMYFAKQYPDEVKKVVTLDNLRVPFVTAGKFKILSFRSQDPQFKADAGVIPTDEECEKAGIQVVKTEFQHNDMRDTGPDVAKSSIQSMLDKFLSTTDSEIAPVDTQSAPPKILEPGPVALMAPAKS, from the coding sequence ATGAAGCGTGGAATTGCCGTTCTGGTTTCGGTCAGTGCCCTCTGCGGCATCGCCTATTTCACGGCGAGCAAGTGGGCGATCAAGCACGAGACCATCACATTCTACGACGCCTCTCGCGACAACCGTCCGGTGCCCGTTTCCATCGCGGTGCGGCGCGACAAGGAAATGCAGGCCAATGCCGGCATGATCAAGCTGCCCGTCGCAGTGATCAATCACGGCAACACCGTCAAGAACACCGAGTACGGCTTCCTCGCCAACGCCTTCGCTGCGCGCGGCTACATGGTCGTAAGCCCGCAGCACGATCTGCCGACTGATCCTCCGATGGTCACGAAGCCCGGCGAGCTCTATGTCGGCCGGCTGCCGCAAATTCTGCGTGGCGTCGCCAACATCCATCTCGCCATGCAGGAGATGAAGAAGGTTCAGGCCAACGCCGACTACGACAAGGTGACGATGGTCGGCCATTCCATGGGCGGCGACATCACCATGTACTTCGCCAAGCAATATCCGGACGAGGTCAAGAAGGTCGTCACGCTCGACAATCTGCGCGTGCCCTTCGTCACTGCCGGCAAGTTCAAGATCCTGTCGTTCCGCTCCCAGGATCCGCAGTTCAAGGCCGACGCCGGTGTGATTCCGACCGACGAGGAATGCGAGAAGGCGGGCATTCAGGTCGTGAAGACCGAATTCCAGCACAACGACATGCGCGATACCGGTCCGGATGTGGCGAAAAGCTCGATCCAGAGCATGCTCGACAAGTTCCTGAGCACGACGGACAGCGAGATCGCGCCGGTCGACACGCAATCGGCCCCGCCCAAGATCCTCGAGCCGGGCCCTGTCGCTCTAATGGCACCCGCCAAAAGCTGA
- a CDS encoding TadE/TadG family type IV pilus assembly protein: MSGLPLVSRLGRQLARFAAAEQGNIAVIFAIALVPVLSFVGAAIDYSRAAQARTAMQSALDSTALMLSRDLSAGTITTSQISTKAQTYFNALFTDTKTLPSVSVGATYNSSTSIGSTIQLTGTGTYTTSFMKIAGFPTLDVGTSSTSAWGLTRMRVALVLDVTGSMASDGKMPAMQTAAKNLVDQLSALAKTNGDVYISIVPFSKDVNVGSSNYDKSWIDWSDWEAVNGSCSDNSYKQQSSCVSAGKTWTPKNHNKWTGCITDRDQDYDIKNTTPVSSNSATLFPAEQYSYCNSSNSAYIQPVMPLSYDWTALKSLIDNLVPTGNTNQGIGLAWGWMTLSTGEPMNAPAKDTNYTYKDAIVLLSDGLNTQNRWYSGASQIDDRQKLLCDNAKAQPNNITIYTVQVNTGSDPTSSVLQYCASSSDKFYLVTSASQTVSVFKDIGTSLSKLRVAR, translated from the coding sequence ATGTCTGGTCTGCCCCTCGTCAGCCGCCTTGGTCGACAACTCGCCCGTTTCGCAGCGGCCGAGCAAGGCAATATCGCCGTGATCTTCGCCATTGCGCTCGTTCCGGTGCTGAGCTTTGTCGGCGCGGCGATCGACTATAGCCGCGCGGCCCAGGCGCGCACCGCGATGCAGTCAGCCCTCGATTCCACCGCGCTGATGCTTTCCAGGGATCTGTCGGCCGGCACCATCACGACGTCACAGATCTCCACCAAAGCGCAAACCTATTTCAACGCCCTGTTCACGGACACCAAGACCCTGCCGTCGGTTAGCGTCGGCGCCACCTATAACTCGAGCACCAGCATCGGCTCGACGATCCAGCTGACCGGAACCGGCACCTACACGACCAGCTTCATGAAGATCGCCGGCTTCCCGACGCTCGACGTCGGCACCTCATCCACCAGCGCCTGGGGCCTGACCCGCATGCGCGTGGCCTTGGTGCTCGACGTCACGGGATCGATGGCGTCCGACGGCAAGATGCCGGCGATGCAGACGGCCGCGAAGAACCTGGTCGATCAACTCAGCGCGCTCGCGAAGACCAACGGCGACGTCTACATCTCGATCGTGCCGTTTTCCAAGGACGTCAACGTCGGCAGCAGCAACTATGACAAGTCCTGGATCGACTGGAGCGACTGGGAAGCGGTGAATGGCAGCTGCAGCGACAATTCGTACAAACAACAGTCAAGCTGCGTGAGTGCCGGCAAGACCTGGACGCCGAAGAACCACAACAAGTGGACCGGCTGCATCACTGACCGCGACCAGGACTACGATATCAAGAACACGACTCCGGTGAGCAGCAATTCCGCGACGCTTTTCCCGGCCGAGCAATATTCCTACTGCAACTCCAGCAATTCGGCATACATCCAGCCCGTCATGCCGCTCAGCTACGATTGGACCGCGCTCAAGTCTCTGATCGACAATCTGGTTCCGACCGGCAACACCAACCAGGGCATCGGCCTTGCCTGGGGCTGGATGACACTGTCGACGGGCGAGCCCATGAATGCTCCGGCCAAAGACACGAACTACACCTACAAGGACGCGATCGTCCTGCTCTCCGACGGTCTCAACACACAAAACCGCTGGTACAGCGGTGCTTCGCAGATCGACGACCGACAGAAGCTGCTCTGCGACAACGCCAAAGCCCAGCCCAACAACATCACGATCTACACGGTGCAGGTGAACACCGGCAGCGATCCGACCTCGAGCGTGCTGCAATATTGCGCCAGCAGCAGCGACAAGTTCTATCTGGTCACCTCGGCAAGCCAGACCGTATCGGTGTTCAAGGATATCGGCACGTCACTGTCGAAGCTGCGCGTCGCACGCTGA
- a CDS encoding PEGA domain-containing protein, whose product MRSLGIVALSAMLGGCASVTRGTTENISISSTPSGVEAVVSGMDVPTTCTTPCSVVVKRNADISITFQKEGYEPQIVPLSRDVQTGGAAGFAGNLLLGGVIGMGVDAATGAATDHKPNPVIVTMQPAAPPRSARPPAPRKPRAPPPPPPDTGT is encoded by the coding sequence ATGCGTTCATTGGGAATTGTGGCGCTCAGCGCCATGCTGGGCGGCTGCGCGTCGGTCACGCGCGGCACGACGGAGAATATCAGCATTTCATCAACACCTTCAGGCGTGGAAGCCGTCGTCAGCGGAATGGACGTTCCGACCACCTGCACGACGCCTTGCTCGGTGGTCGTCAAGCGGAACGCCGACATCTCGATCACCTTCCAGAAGGAAGGCTATGAGCCGCAAATCGTTCCGCTCAGCCGGGACGTCCAGACGGGCGGCGCCGCGGGTTTCGCCGGCAATCTCCTGCTGGGCGGTGTCATCGGCATGGGCGTCGACGCAGCGACCGGAGCCGCGACCGATCACAAGCCGAACCCGGTCATCGTGACGATGCAGCCGGCGGCTCCTCCCCGCAGCGCACGGCCGCCCGCGCCCCGGAAGCCGCGAGCACCTCCGCCGCCTCCGCCCGACACCGGCACCTAA
- a CDS encoding phasin family protein, with protein sequence MFKVEDFQNYGKEQFEQCVASATSVQHGIQAIASAYGDYTKKSFEDTKSFVEKLSGVKSLDKAMEAQTDFARSAYETFVAESQKIAGLYSDLAKQAFKPVETMVSKFTPTAQ encoded by the coding sequence ATGTTCAAGGTTGAAGACTTCCAGAACTACGGGAAAGAGCAGTTCGAGCAGTGCGTTGCCTCCGCGACCTCGGTGCAGCATGGCATCCAGGCGATCGCCAGCGCCTATGGCGACTACACGAAGAAGTCGTTCGAAGACACCAAGTCCTTCGTCGAGAAGCTTTCCGGCGTGAAGTCGCTGGACAAGGCGATGGAAGCGCAGACCGATTTTGCCCGTTCCGCCTACGAAACCTTCGTTGCGGAATCGCAGAAGATCGCCGGCCTCTACAGCGACCTCGCTAAGCAGGCGTTCAAGCCGGTCGAGACCATGGTGTCGAAGTTCACCCCGACCGCCCAGTAA